One stretch of Akkermansia massiliensis DNA includes these proteins:
- a CDS encoding MFS transporter has product MTDQENMKAAVPDAARRYMRYLLIMAGLGGLLYGVDVGVIAAALPYIEQTAGFNPSQLSQVVAAVLFGSVLSSLFAGYLADKLGRKALITVAAALFTVSIPVICLSQEVFGIMLLGRILQGASAGIVGVVVPLYLAECLSAESRGKGTGMFQFLLTVGLVFAAVVGLLAASYVGGVENSGASEETLTSAKIFAWQAIFWVCAVPGLFLFFGSFRLSESPRYLFRRGRKDEAMAVLVRSYGDVRAKEVFDEMVHIEEEEKQKAEELKKQSSSGESLLQRKYVYPFVLAVLVLAFTQATGINSVLNYSVKVFQQAGLEGTTANWADFTIKVVNCLMTIVAMILVDRKGRKFLLKIGTAGIVVGLLGTGFLFNNVEKARKDVTTDVAALLAAQSPSVQKEFDQGKDVGSIRTLQLERTPDSPFVKNLLAKNGMGDKDINRMQLIITYDQPEANPAWYQFLMGSSTQLSVVEFSELTKDAKDIKKEEDKASLAVIKAVPDSTNKMVVNGKDGYAMKPVSILKAELGEKPDTSMGWGVTAFFIIFIAFYATGPGVCVWLALSELMPARIRSNGMAIALLINQLVSTIIAGSFLPWVGSCGYSGVFFTLGGITVLYFITVTFFLPETKGRSLEEIEGYFTTGKMPEDLKMIGEGIEAEE; this is encoded by the coding sequence ATGACAGACCAAGAAAACATGAAGGCCGCCGTTCCGGATGCGGCCAGGCGATACATGCGCTACCTCCTCATCATGGCCGGTTTGGGCGGCCTGCTCTACGGTGTGGACGTCGGCGTGATTGCTGCGGCGCTCCCCTACATTGAGCAGACGGCTGGTTTCAATCCCTCCCAGCTTTCCCAGGTGGTGGCGGCCGTGCTGTTCGGCAGCGTGCTTTCTTCCCTGTTTGCCGGGTATCTGGCGGACAAGTTGGGACGCAAGGCGCTGATTACCGTAGCCGCCGCCCTGTTCACGGTGAGTATTCCCGTGATCTGCCTGTCCCAGGAAGTGTTCGGCATCATGCTGCTGGGCCGTATTCTCCAGGGCGCCAGCGCTGGTATTGTAGGCGTGGTGGTTCCCCTGTACCTGGCTGAGTGTTTGAGCGCGGAATCCCGTGGCAAAGGGACGGGGATGTTCCAGTTCCTGCTGACGGTGGGCCTGGTGTTCGCCGCCGTAGTCGGTCTGCTTGCCGCCAGTTATGTGGGCGGCGTGGAAAATTCCGGCGCGAGCGAGGAAACGCTGACTTCCGCCAAGATTTTTGCGTGGCAGGCCATTTTCTGGGTTTGCGCCGTTCCCGGCCTTTTCCTGTTTTTCGGTTCCTTCCGTTTGAGTGAATCCCCCCGCTACCTGTTCCGCCGCGGCCGCAAGGATGAAGCCATGGCCGTGCTGGTGCGCAGTTATGGAGATGTGCGCGCCAAGGAGGTGTTTGATGAAATGGTCCACATTGAAGAGGAAGAGAAGCAGAAGGCTGAAGAGCTCAAGAAGCAGAGTTCTTCCGGTGAATCCCTTCTTCAGCGCAAGTATGTGTATCCCTTTGTTCTGGCGGTCCTCGTCCTGGCGTTTACGCAGGCCACGGGTATCAACTCCGTGCTGAATTACTCCGTGAAGGTGTTCCAGCAGGCCGGCCTGGAAGGCACCACCGCCAACTGGGCGGACTTCACCATCAAGGTGGTGAACTGCTTGATGACCATCGTCGCCATGATCCTGGTGGACCGCAAGGGCCGCAAGTTCCTGCTCAAGATCGGCACTGCCGGCATTGTGGTGGGTCTGCTCGGCACCGGGTTCCTGTTCAATAATGTGGAAAAAGCCCGCAAGGACGTGACCACGGACGTGGCCGCCCTGCTGGCCGCCCAGAGCCCTTCCGTCCAGAAGGAGTTTGACCAGGGCAAGGACGTAGGCTCCATCCGCACGCTGCAGCTGGAACGCACGCCCGATTCCCCCTTCGTCAAGAACCTGCTTGCCAAGAACGGCATGGGCGACAAGGACATCAACAGGATGCAGCTCATCATCACCTATGACCAGCCGGAAGCCAATCCCGCCTGGTACCAGTTCCTGATGGGTTCTTCCACCCAGCTTTCCGTGGTGGAATTTTCCGAGCTGACCAAGGATGCCAAGGATATCAAGAAGGAAGAGGACAAGGCTTCCCTGGCCGTGATCAAGGCCGTTCCGGATTCCACCAACAAGATGGTGGTGAACGGCAAGGACGGCTATGCCATGAAGCCCGTTTCCATCCTGAAGGCGGAACTGGGCGAGAAGCCGGATACCTCCATGGGCTGGGGCGTGACCGCCTTCTTCATCATCTTCATCGCGTTTTATGCCACTGGCCCCGGCGTGTGCGTCTGGCTGGCCCTGTCCGAACTGATGCCCGCCCGCATCCGTTCCAACGGCATGGCGATTGCGCTGCTGATCAACCAGCTTGTTTCCACGATCATTGCCGGTTCCTTCCTTCCGTGGGTGGGAAGCTGCGGCTATTCCGGCGTGTTCTTTACGCTGGGCGGCATTACGGTGCTGTACTTCATTACGGTGACCTTCTTCCTGCCTGAAACCAAGGGCCGTTCCCTGGAGGAAATCGAAGGCTACTTCACAACAGGCAAGATGCCGGAAGATCTCAAGATGATCGGTGAAGGCATTGAAGCGGAAGAATAA
- a CDS encoding PfkB family carbohydrate kinase produces MNRLHTLIDGFPRVRILCIGDVMLDKFLYGSVSRISPEAPVPIMKMDRETRMLGGAGNVVTNLCALGCRTTFVSVVGNDGHGRQVRRFLEETCCVPELVECEGYETTVKVRFVAGKHHLLRADQEQPLRMVPELASRFLERVDACLPEADLVLLSDYGKGLFDGQTTPDVIARCCAAGKSVIVDPKGSDYSRYKGATLVKPNMKEFQEATGVTLNPSATGWERDAIAGAQRLFSEFGIENLLVTLSEHGMIFIPSSNPSDFVCIPTEAREVFDVSGAGDTSLASLGAALAAGATVPEALVVSNVAAGIVVGKFGTASVTGAELKKALEEKALKASSWHHRNNILTPEAAAELAERFRREKKVVGFTNGCFDLLHLGHLHSFMKAREACDVLFVGLNTDASIKRLKGEDRPINNEEMRSLLLASLDFIDYVVPFDEDTALPLIEKLRPDVIAKEGYPLERWPEGQYVTSYGGQALELPRLEGFSSTNIINRMKNSPE; encoded by the coding sequence ATGAATCGGCTGCATACATTGATTGACGGATTTCCCCGCGTGCGGATTCTCTGCATCGGTGACGTAATGCTGGACAAGTTTCTGTACGGGAGCGTCAGCCGGATTTCCCCGGAGGCTCCGGTTCCCATCATGAAGATGGACCGGGAGACGCGCATGCTGGGCGGCGCGGGCAACGTGGTGACCAACCTGTGCGCACTGGGATGCCGCACCACCTTCGTCAGCGTGGTGGGGAATGACGGCCATGGACGGCAGGTAAGGCGTTTTCTGGAAGAGACGTGCTGCGTTCCGGAGCTGGTGGAGTGCGAAGGGTATGAGACGACCGTGAAGGTCCGTTTTGTGGCGGGGAAGCACCATTTGCTGAGGGCGGACCAGGAACAGCCGCTGCGGATGGTTCCGGAGCTGGCCTCCCGTTTTCTGGAACGGGTGGACGCCTGCCTGCCGGAGGCCGACCTTGTTCTTTTGTCCGATTACGGGAAAGGGCTGTTTGACGGGCAGACAACCCCTGACGTGATCGCCCGGTGCTGTGCGGCGGGCAAGTCCGTGATTGTGGATCCGAAGGGTTCGGATTACTCCCGTTACAAGGGGGCCACGCTGGTGAAGCCCAATATGAAGGAGTTCCAGGAGGCGACCGGGGTGACGCTGAATCCTTCCGCGACAGGCTGGGAAAGGGATGCCATCGCAGGGGCGCAACGGCTGTTTTCCGAGTTCGGCATTGAGAATTTGCTCGTCACCCTGAGCGAGCACGGCATGATTTTCATTCCTTCCTCCAATCCTTCCGATTTTGTCTGCATTCCCACGGAGGCCCGTGAGGTTTTTGACGTGTCCGGAGCGGGGGATACCTCCCTCGCCAGCCTGGGCGCGGCGCTGGCGGCCGGAGCTACGGTGCCGGAGGCCCTGGTGGTGTCCAACGTGGCCGCCGGAATCGTGGTGGGCAAGTTCGGAACGGCCAGCGTGACCGGAGCGGAGCTGAAGAAGGCGCTGGAGGAGAAGGCCCTCAAGGCATCCTCCTGGCATCACCGGAACAATATTCTGACGCCGGAAGCCGCGGCGGAGCTGGCGGAGCGTTTCCGACGGGAGAAGAAGGTGGTGGGGTTTACAAACGGTTGTTTTGACCTGCTGCACCTGGGGCACCTGCATTCCTTCATGAAGGCGCGGGAAGCGTGCGACGTGCTTTTCGTGGGGCTGAATACGGACGCCTCCATCAAGCGGTTGAAGGGAGAGGACAGGCCGATCAATAATGAGGAGATGCGTTCCCTGCTGCTGGCCTCCCTGGATTTTATCGATTACGTGGTGCCGTTTGACGAGGATACGGCGCTGCCGTTGATTGAGAAGTTGCGCCCGGACGTGATCGCCAAGGAGGGCTATCCTCTGGAACGCTGGCCGGAAGGGCAGTACGTCACATCTTACGGGGGACAGGCTCTTGAGCTTCCCCGCCTGGAGGGCTTTTCCTCCACCAATATCATCAACCGCATGAAGAACAGTCCGGAATGA
- the rpsU gene encoding 30S ribosomal protein S21, producing MREVTVRKGEPIDRALKRLKTKLDVEGILDEMRRRRAFETPMDERRRKARSASKRNKVKWRYSNKSEEAAPETAEAPASAPEA from the coding sequence ATGCGTGAAGTTACCGTAAGAAAAGGTGAACCTATCGACCGCGCTCTTAAGCGCCTCAAAACAAAACTGGATGTTGAAGGCATTCTGGATGAAATGCGCCGCCGCCGCGCCTTTGAAACCCCGATGGACGAACGCCGCCGCAAGGCCCGTTCCGCCAGCAAGCGCAACAAGGTAAAATGGCGTTACAGCAACAAGAGCGAAGAAGCCGCTCCCGAAACCGCTGAAGCTCCCGCTTCCGCTCCTGAAGCTTAA
- the gmhA gene encoding D-sedoheptulose 7-phosphate isomerase yields the protein MSEYIRNQILGIADNFKALAAMAGEIEQVARVCADTLKAGNKIMFCGNGGSAADSQHLAAELVGRYKLNRPAMNALALTVDTSILTAVGNDYGYETVFSRQLQGLGRSGDLLVGLSTSGNSQNIVLAMELARRMGVRTVALTGQGGGEMKTVADFCIAVPSDATNNIQEMHIAVGHLVCELVEQEMYGS from the coding sequence ATGAGCGAGTACATCAGGAATCAGATTTTAGGAATAGCGGATAATTTCAAGGCTCTGGCCGCCATGGCCGGAGAGATTGAACAGGTCGCCCGCGTCTGCGCGGATACCCTCAAGGCCGGGAACAAGATCATGTTCTGCGGCAACGGAGGCTCCGCCGCGGATTCCCAGCACCTGGCCGCCGAGCTGGTGGGCCGCTACAAGCTGAACCGTCCCGCCATGAATGCGCTGGCCCTGACGGTGGATACTTCCATCCTGACCGCCGTAGGGAATGATTACGGGTATGAAACGGTCTTTTCCAGGCAATTGCAGGGATTAGGCCGTTCCGGTGACCTGTTGGTGGGGCTTTCCACGAGTGGCAATAGCCAGAACATCGTCCTGGCGATGGAGCTGGCGCGCCGCATGGGCGTCAGGACCGTGGCCCTGACGGGCCAGGGCGGCGGGGAGATGAAAACCGTGGCGGATTTCTGCATTGCCGTTCCTTCCGATGCCACGAACAATATCCAGGAGATGCACATTGCCGTGGGCCATCTGGTCTGCGAGCTGGTTGAGCAGGAAATGTATGGCAGCTAA
- a CDS encoding ankyrin repeat domain-containing protein, whose translation MRQMTGSMLLLSAAAVAAAPLADAEERTIQLTEAEKQEIQAANEKLLGLTLRFLHDSWPLEIMFAGEAQQEFHSILQCYRMLEQFRETGNLMLQAPDRNTPLHLCIALGLNQLAIRMIEAGAPVNAQSIFMHDGTKEPGDTPLTWACLSGLYMNSTAEDRLPLVQSLLKHGADPDQPGPWGVTPFMYSAALNDSDPGQEKIALALLDAGSPDLKRRLNAQARGVGFLSLSPAIYERLIKAGCDVNERFFESKQSPLHLVCTKEKPAERLIPLIELLIKAGADPNQPDVDGLTPLMACNSPEIAVCLMDNGANPALRNDDGQTAYDFHIKNGYPPIAEAIKDWQAKQKKAPRTE comes from the coding sequence ATGAGACAAATGACAGGGTCCATGCTGCTTCTGTCCGCAGCAGCCGTCGCAGCCGCCCCCCTGGCGGATGCGGAGGAAAGGACGATCCAGCTCACGGAAGCGGAAAAACAGGAAATCCAAGCGGCAAATGAAAAGCTGCTGGGACTTACCCTCCGCTTCCTGCACGACTCCTGGCCCCTGGAAATCATGTTCGCCGGAGAGGCTCAACAGGAATTCCACTCCATCCTCCAGTGCTACCGGATGCTGGAGCAATTCCGGGAGACTGGCAACCTCATGCTTCAGGCTCCGGACCGCAACACGCCCCTGCACCTCTGCATTGCCCTGGGATTGAATCAACTGGCCATCCGGATGATAGAAGCGGGCGCTCCCGTCAACGCCCAATCCATCTTCATGCATGACGGCACTAAGGAACCGGGAGACACCCCCCTCACCTGGGCCTGCCTCTCGGGCCTTTACATGAACTCCACGGCGGAAGACAGGCTGCCGCTGGTGCAGTCCCTGCTCAAGCACGGGGCCGACCCGGACCAGCCGGGACCGTGGGGCGTCACCCCGTTCATGTACTCCGCCGCCCTCAATGACTCTGATCCGGGACAGGAAAAAATAGCCCTGGCCCTGCTGGACGCCGGTTCTCCGGACCTCAAGCGCAGGTTAAACGCCCAGGCGCGCGGAGTCGGCTTCCTCAGCCTTTCCCCTGCCATTTACGAACGGCTCATCAAGGCAGGCTGCGACGTCAACGAACGCTTCTTTGAAAGCAAGCAGTCCCCCCTGCATCTGGTCTGCACCAAGGAAAAACCGGCGGAACGCCTCATCCCCCTCATTGAACTTCTCATCAAGGCGGGAGCGGACCCCAACCAGCCGGACGTGGACGGCCTGACGCCGCTGATGGCCTGCAACTCTCCGGAGATAGCCGTTTGCCTCATGGACAACGGCGCCAATCCCGCCCTTCGCAACGATGACGGCCAGACCGCCTATGACTTCCACATAAAAAACGGGTATCCCCCCATTGCGGAAGCCATTAAAGACTGGCAGGCCAAACAGAAAAAAGCACCGCGTACCGAGTAG
- a CDS encoding D-glycero-alpha-D-manno-heptose-1,7-bisphosphate 7-phosphatase yields the protein MAAKALFLDRDGVVNVDGGYVHRIEDFQLVPGILDLCRRAKEKGYLVLVVTNQSGIGRGMFTEGDFTRLTEHMKGAFSAAGAEIADVFHCPSVDDGHPDRKPNPGLFLKAAAAHGLDMAACVSVGDRERDIRAALAAGVGRNFLFSAEDVPTLATARVEALEEVAAWL from the coding sequence ATGGCAGCTAAGGCTCTGTTTCTGGACCGGGACGGCGTGGTCAATGTGGACGGCGGCTACGTGCACCGCATTGAGGATTTTCAGCTGGTTCCCGGTATTCTGGACCTTTGCCGCCGGGCGAAGGAGAAGGGGTATCTGGTGCTGGTGGTGACCAACCAGTCCGGCATAGGCCGCGGCATGTTTACGGAAGGGGATTTCACCCGGCTGACGGAGCATATGAAAGGCGCGTTCAGCGCCGCCGGAGCGGAGATAGCGGATGTGTTCCACTGTCCCAGCGTGGATGACGGCCATCCTGACCGGAAGCCGAATCCCGGCCTGTTTTTGAAAGCCGCCGCCGCCCATGGACTGGATATGGCGGCTTGCGTGTCCGTGGGTGACCGGGAGCGAGACATTCGCGCTGCGCTTGCCGCCGGAGTGGGGCGGAATTTCCTTTTTTCCGCGGAAGATGTCCCGACTCTCGCCACAGCCCGTGTGGAGGCGTTGGAAGAAGTAGCGGCGTGGCTGTAA
- the hemL gene encoding glutamate-1-semialdehyde 2,1-aminomutase encodes MNQSAQLFSRARAVIPGGVNSPVRAFRNVDGDPFFVQSAKGAYITDADGRQLIDYIGTWGPAILGHAPQTVLNAVHAAVDRGLGYGIPAPAEVDMAEMITGMVPSVEKVRMVNSGTEATMSAIRLARGYTGRRKIIKFIGCYHGHVDSLLVAAGSGALTFGEPDSAGVPREMTQLTITVPYNDREAVKKAFELHGSDIAAVILEPFPANAGLYFPQNDFLHFLREITLRHDSLLIFDEVMTGFRVAPGGVQQLHGITPDLTCMGKVIGGGLPVGAFGGRAEIMDCLSPIGPVYQAGTLSGNPVAMAAGLAQLRELLDGNAYDRLEQLGARLEEGIREAIRKHGRNYTFHRAGSMFCLFFTEQEVYDLDSAQKASKELFKPFFWNMLEQGVYFAPSPYETGFISTAHTEEDIDRTVEAVHVSLSKLG; translated from the coding sequence ATGAATCAATCCGCCCAGCTCTTCTCCCGCGCGCGCGCCGTCATCCCCGGCGGCGTCAACTCCCCCGTCAGAGCCTTCCGCAACGTGGACGGCGACCCTTTCTTTGTCCAATCCGCCAAGGGAGCCTACATCACTGACGCGGACGGACGCCAGCTCATTGACTACATCGGCACCTGGGGCCCGGCCATTCTGGGCCACGCTCCGCAGACCGTTCTGAACGCCGTCCATGCCGCCGTGGACAGGGGGCTGGGCTACGGCATCCCCGCGCCGGCGGAGGTGGACATGGCGGAAATGATTACGGGCATGGTGCCCTCCGTGGAAAAAGTGCGCATGGTCAACTCCGGAACGGAAGCGACCATGTCCGCCATCAGGCTGGCGCGCGGCTACACCGGACGCCGCAAAATCATCAAATTCATCGGCTGCTACCACGGCCATGTGGACTCCCTGCTGGTGGCGGCGGGCTCCGGGGCGCTCACCTTCGGAGAACCGGACAGCGCAGGCGTACCCAGGGAAATGACCCAGCTCACCATTACGGTGCCCTACAACGACCGGGAAGCGGTGAAAAAAGCCTTTGAACTCCATGGGAGCGACATCGCCGCCGTCATCCTGGAGCCCTTCCCGGCCAACGCAGGGCTTTACTTCCCGCAGAACGATTTTCTCCATTTTCTGCGGGAAATCACGCTCCGGCACGATTCCCTGCTCATCTTTGACGAAGTCATGACGGGCTTCCGCGTCGCGCCCGGCGGCGTGCAGCAGCTTCACGGCATCACTCCGGACCTCACCTGCATGGGAAAGGTCATCGGCGGCGGCCTCCCCGTGGGGGCCTTTGGAGGCCGTGCGGAAATCATGGACTGCCTCTCCCCGATCGGCCCCGTGTACCAGGCGGGCACCCTCTCCGGCAACCCCGTCGCCATGGCGGCGGGCCTTGCCCAGCTCCGGGAGCTCCTGGACGGAAACGCCTACGACCGCCTGGAACAGCTCGGCGCGCGTCTGGAAGAAGGCATCCGCGAGGCCATCCGGAAGCACGGCAGGAACTACACCTTCCACCGCGCAGGCTCCATGTTCTGCCTCTTCTTCACGGAGCAGGAAGTCTATGACCTGGACTCCGCGCAAAAAGCCTCCAAGGAACTCTTCAAACCCTTCTTCTGGAACATGCTGGAACAGGGCGTCTACTTTGCCCCCTCCCCGTATGAAACGGGCTTCATCTCTACGGCCCATACGGAAGAAGACATTGACCGTACGGTGGAAGCAGTCCATGTCAGCCTCTCCAAACTGGGATAA